A single genomic interval of Nocardioides nitrophenolicus harbors:
- a CDS encoding DUF5979 domain-containing protein, whose translation MVLLGLAVVMPPAVAAPDSLQIDKTVDQAEPKPGQTFTYLIQVRCSEDDCLDTQVVDELPAELAGFPIQNVSFSPNAATVPRTVTWQPGGSATPPATVGTGTSLTVDLDQVTDEPAGTGLQAGTTYTISISLKVPDDYPPGRSADIVNTARVSASNATTKQSSATINVDAPITMGADVTKTWQPASQAFEPGAASTIGVGVRNTGNVTVDRLTIQEPKAAPDGAATLDASNPFTITDFTGFGDVALPAGCDTVRVDAYVRTAGTWGWVQGSDAPAGDPLALPAGVSDAEVGGIRITCVGEIAPGTQIRADLGLEQRATHRNDGADLSTADHHVDNVATGSAALSGRPTATDDAAASYVVRPAIPSVEANKDISPGSITAGQDASATISGTNGEVPVTSLGLRDRGFFTEEVTFGGFTAPLDWPAAATQATVTYHLLAGGTETVVVTSGQTPADPSGPISGFDIDWTGPIRANESGGASFDIGTTEDATGGVPEVTLTNRVDADVRASNGLTDTDQDSDTLRIVDPAISTSLTKTVRPSAAVEPGDSVISSLQANAVAHGDGALVHDIVVEDAVGSGSAEFWDAFDLVSIAPTQVPATTVLTVEVQDTTGAWHTLVTHGPQAGASVLRLDAAATAAALGTLGLDSDDVQGIRFSFHSDAGFPSNTTVTPNIEFAARGDLRGGGAITPGPDRPTAYVNSATVGADGESAGGAPLSDEDGDTGTGTVVTDDGGPGDGVEIRKTWVEAAVDAQSSERATTHLDWSVGTGHTPVIITDGVAPATTPVADTVYDAFDLVRIEPVAASTTPYTSGWYLRYDTVTRVELYDGTGWTVVPAPGGSWQDGSRGFKGYVLTDAQRASTLGVRITLAETAADTTARQAAQQPGAAFDPYAPDPATGVGAGSTDRRFSLVWQVRDQARSDGAFVVEDRDYNTADQGLVENDVQIAGTPSTGPAVTDTDADTIQILDPDPGVAVAKTVTPTAEIHVPPVGTAPGAYPTATWTLTGHNASTARASYVRLTDPAACTDTTLPACQSDADAAGARANPFDLDADHLGDPSRPNPFQRFDLTGATIAASRPGQVDLAASVVWLLRYDAATGDYTAEQTTAAAVNAGITSPGTVVGISVTFQPTDPATTGGTITQDDNLTVTLQTRLRPTLRSTGADQVLRAGDTLDVVNRVFAQSYDPVTSPGVATGDVADAKAVLTGGIVNITPTKSVSPTLINEPSPDVPVTVTLAADQGSNPRSTLSPQRVVIEDQAKSPAFWNAFRFTGLGTIGMPAGADRVQVDVYDGAQWVLGTPAATAALPAGVANADVQGIRFTFSRDDAKLFSATVPAPNWSAAGRFTVQLRETYRDSGDPVEFTGTVPNTQTSWTTRPDGNDSAHKDASAQVQLSHGTRELAVRKLTNDGNRLASVGDSVPFDLTLKNVGTGFLTLTELRDVLPPELLYTGSPAPVFTADPTGTLSDDVTVTTESGGSVLRFTWPEDGARMRPGEVFTIRLQLELQPGLGTGQTATNTMTARTEETLTACRNTVSGGPLTGDWGQDPRTCGTSDYVGTVTGPNLYTVKGVRGSLAGATQPGSPNAVCAPSLAATGGSYYRSPCVANSEVDGTDDWVLHSVNAGTVNIDEMTVFDQLPVRGDRQLVSGGPRGSAYRPQLVADSLQVSAPAGTTRTVEVTTSAGVCVGTWTGLATQPVCQQNGESWSLADASTDWSKVTGIRVHLDFRTTAAGSLRAGQAVDVTFSTRNVLASDTDPSGVERDVPAADLVAWNQHGIKFKYSGITAFRQIAPNRVGVHLRTGSVEIRKDITGPAADYAPDRVKVDVTCEAGGVALDLGAGAELTLTRAGDWRAVVDGVPISADGSSCTFTEQGPVGEFGETSRSGTPVTIPVTDVAGVATITNDYRFTGLSVTKRVQTQATGTTFGPFTFTLACTSITGKDVTFDGSGTTELEFTLRAGETFTAPADTIPVGADCLVTETDRYFADQIVVTGADVVDHGDGSATVTPGTEPAEVEITNAYDAGTVTLEKKVDGDGAARWGTASFAFQVRCTYRGQTPFDEKVQLAAGGTRTIGPFAIGTSCVVSETGSGGATSTALAPADGTVVVPAPDQPGGLSHATVTATNTFRLTSLEVIKKVVGDTTSAGANGPFRVALACTWLVDGQRVALDVPGGAERVLARGNDYRASYQELPSSAACTLTETKDGGASLTTMTADVAGQTTRSKKATITVDLTPTTGPGQASVRVVNDFDAVSGNEVTNGTGGLPNAGAPYRPWHLALGLLLLLAGLGAVLRGRRLV comes from the coding sequence ATGGTGCTGCTGGGCCTGGCGGTGGTGATGCCGCCGGCGGTCGCGGCGCCGGACTCGCTGCAGATCGACAAGACGGTCGACCAGGCCGAGCCGAAGCCGGGGCAGACGTTCACGTACCTGATCCAGGTGCGCTGCTCGGAGGACGACTGCCTCGACACGCAGGTGGTCGACGAGCTCCCGGCCGAGCTGGCCGGCTTCCCCATCCAGAACGTCTCGTTCAGCCCGAACGCCGCCACGGTGCCGCGCACCGTGACCTGGCAGCCGGGTGGCTCGGCCACCCCGCCCGCGACCGTCGGGACCGGCACCTCGCTGACGGTCGACCTCGACCAGGTGACCGACGAGCCTGCCGGCACCGGCCTCCAGGCCGGGACGACCTACACGATCTCGATCTCGCTCAAGGTGCCTGACGACTACCCGCCGGGCCGGAGTGCCGACATCGTCAACACCGCGCGGGTCTCGGCGAGCAACGCCACCACGAAGCAGAGCTCGGCGACGATCAACGTCGACGCGCCGATCACGATGGGCGCCGACGTCACCAAGACCTGGCAGCCTGCCTCCCAGGCCTTCGAGCCGGGTGCGGCCTCGACGATCGGCGTGGGCGTGCGCAACACCGGCAACGTCACGGTGGACCGGCTGACGATCCAGGAGCCGAAGGCCGCGCCCGACGGCGCCGCGACGCTCGACGCCTCGAACCCGTTCACGATCACCGACTTCACCGGCTTCGGCGACGTCGCGCTGCCGGCCGGCTGCGACACGGTCCGCGTGGACGCCTACGTCCGCACGGCCGGCACCTGGGGCTGGGTGCAGGGGAGTGACGCACCGGCGGGCGACCCGCTGGCCCTGCCCGCCGGCGTGAGCGACGCTGAGGTGGGTGGCATCCGGATCACCTGCGTGGGCGAGATCGCCCCCGGCACCCAGATCCGGGCCGACCTCGGCCTCGAGCAGCGGGCCACGCACCGCAACGACGGTGCCGACCTGTCCACCGCCGACCACCACGTCGACAACGTCGCCACGGGCAGCGCCGCGCTGAGCGGCCGCCCGACGGCGACCGACGACGCCGCGGCGTCCTACGTCGTGCGACCGGCGATCCCGAGCGTGGAGGCCAACAAGGACATCTCGCCGGGCAGCATCACCGCCGGCCAGGACGCCTCGGCCACGATCAGCGGCACCAACGGCGAGGTGCCGGTGACCTCGCTGGGCCTGCGCGACCGCGGCTTCTTCACCGAGGAGGTCACCTTCGGTGGCTTCACCGCTCCGCTGGACTGGCCGGCCGCGGCCACCCAGGCGACGGTGACGTACCACCTGCTCGCGGGTGGCACCGAGACCGTGGTCGTCACCAGCGGGCAGACGCCCGCGGACCCGTCCGGGCCGATCTCCGGCTTCGACATCGACTGGACCGGGCCGATCCGGGCCAACGAGTCCGGCGGCGCCAGCTTCGACATCGGCACCACCGAGGACGCCACGGGCGGTGTGCCCGAGGTGACGCTCACCAACCGCGTCGACGCCGACGTCCGCGCGAGCAACGGGCTCACCGACACCGACCAGGACAGCGACACGCTGCGGATCGTCGACCCGGCGATCAGCACCAGCCTGACCAAGACGGTGCGCCCCTCGGCCGCCGTCGAGCCGGGCGACTCGGTGATCTCCTCGCTGCAGGCCAACGCCGTGGCCCACGGGGACGGCGCACTGGTTCACGACATCGTGGTCGAGGACGCCGTCGGCAGCGGCAGCGCCGAGTTCTGGGACGCCTTCGACCTGGTCTCGATCGCGCCCACCCAGGTGCCGGCCACGACCGTGCTGACCGTCGAGGTGCAGGACACCACCGGCGCCTGGCACACCCTGGTGACGCACGGCCCCCAGGCCGGCGCCTCGGTGCTGCGCCTGGACGCCGCGGCCACCGCGGCGGCGCTCGGGACCCTCGGCCTCGACTCCGACGACGTGCAGGGCATCCGGTTCTCCTTCCACAGCGACGCCGGCTTCCCGAGCAACACCACGGTCACCCCGAACATCGAGTTCGCGGCGCGCGGCGACCTGCGCGGCGGCGGCGCGATCACGCCCGGGCCGGACCGGCCCACGGCGTACGTCAACTCCGCGACGGTCGGTGCCGACGGCGAGTCCGCCGGTGGCGCCCCGCTCAGCGACGAGGACGGCGACACCGGCACCGGCACCGTCGTCACCGACGACGGCGGCCCGGGCGACGGGGTCGAGATCCGCAAGACCTGGGTGGAGGCGGCCGTCGACGCGCAGTCGAGCGAGCGCGCGACCACCCACCTCGACTGGAGCGTCGGCACCGGCCACACGCCGGTGATCATCACCGACGGCGTCGCCCCGGCCACCACGCCGGTCGCCGACACCGTCTACGACGCCTTCGACCTGGTCCGGATCGAGCCGGTCGCCGCCTCGACGACGCCGTACACCAGCGGCTGGTACCTGCGCTACGACACCGTCACCCGGGTCGAGCTGTACGACGGCACCGGCTGGACCGTCGTACCGGCGCCGGGCGGCTCGTGGCAGGACGGCAGCCGCGGGTTCAAGGGCTACGTGCTGACCGACGCGCAGCGGGCGTCCACGCTCGGCGTGCGGATCACGCTCGCGGAGACCGCGGCCGACACCACCGCCCGCCAGGCGGCGCAGCAGCCGGGCGCGGCGTTCGACCCGTACGCCCCGGACCCGGCGACGGGCGTCGGCGCGGGCAGCACCGACCGGCGCTTCTCGCTGGTCTGGCAGGTGCGCGACCAGGCCCGCTCCGACGGCGCCTTCGTCGTCGAGGACCGCGACTACAACACCGCCGACCAGGGCCTGGTGGAGAACGACGTCCAGATCGCCGGCACCCCGAGCACGGGTCCGGCCGTCACCGACACCGACGCCGACACCATCCAGATCCTCGACCCCGACCCGGGCGTCGCGGTGGCCAAGACGGTCACGCCGACCGCCGAGATCCACGTGCCGCCGGTCGGGACCGCCCCCGGCGCCTACCCGACGGCCACCTGGACCCTGACCGGTCACAACGCCTCGACCGCGCGGGCGTCGTACGTCCGGCTCACCGACCCGGCGGCCTGCACCGACACCACGCTGCCGGCCTGCCAGAGCGACGCCGACGCGGCCGGCGCCCGGGCCAACCCGTTCGACCTCGACGCCGACCACCTCGGCGACCCGTCGCGGCCCAACCCGTTCCAGCGCTTCGACCTGACCGGCGCCACCATCGCGGCCAGCCGTCCGGGCCAGGTCGACCTGGCCGCCAGCGTCGTCTGGCTGCTGCGGTACGACGCCGCCACCGGCGACTACACGGCGGAGCAGACCACCGCCGCCGCTGTGAACGCGGGGATCACGAGCCCCGGCACGGTCGTCGGCATCAGCGTCACCTTCCAGCCGACCGACCCGGCCACGACCGGCGGCACGATCACCCAGGACGACAACCTGACCGTGACCCTGCAGACCCGGCTCCGGCCGACGCTGCGGAGCACGGGCGCGGACCAGGTGCTGCGCGCCGGTGACACGCTCGACGTGGTCAACCGGGTGTTCGCGCAGTCCTACGACCCGGTCACCAGCCCTGGCGTCGCCACCGGTGACGTCGCCGACGCGAAGGCGGTGCTGACCGGCGGGATCGTGAACATCACGCCCACCAAGTCGGTGAGCCCGACACTGATCAACGAGCCCTCGCCCGACGTACCGGTCACGGTCACGCTGGCGGCCGACCAGGGCAGCAACCCGCGCAGCACGCTCTCGCCGCAGCGGGTGGTGATCGAGGACCAGGCGAAGTCGCCGGCGTTCTGGAACGCCTTCCGGTTCACCGGTCTCGGCACGATCGGCATGCCGGCCGGCGCGGACCGGGTCCAGGTCGACGTGTACGACGGCGCCCAGTGGGTCCTCGGCACCCCGGCTGCCACCGCCGCGCTGCCCGCCGGCGTCGCGAACGCCGACGTCCAGGGGATCAGGTTCACCTTCAGCCGAGACGACGCCAAGCTGTTCTCGGCCACGGTTCCGGCGCCGAACTGGTCGGCCGCCGGTCGGTTCACCGTGCAGCTGCGCGAGACCTACCGCGACTCGGGTGACCCGGTGGAGTTCACGGGCACGGTGCCGAACACCCAGACCTCGTGGACCACCCGGCCCGACGGGAACGACTCCGCGCACAAGGACGCGAGCGCGCAGGTCCAGCTCTCGCACGGCACCCGCGAGCTCGCCGTCCGCAAGCTCACCAACGACGGCAACCGGCTCGCGTCGGTCGGCGACAGCGTGCCGTTCGACCTCACGTTGAAGAACGTCGGTACCGGGTTCCTGACCCTGACCGAGCTGCGCGACGTCCTGCCGCCGGAGCTGCTCTACACCGGCTCGCCGGCTCCCGTGTTCACGGCCGACCCGACGGGCACCCTGTCCGACGACGTCACGGTGACCACCGAGTCCGGCGGCTCCGTGCTCCGGTTCACCTGGCCCGAGGACGGCGCGCGGATGCGGCCCGGCGAGGTGTTCACGATCCGGCTCCAGCTCGAGCTGCAGCCGGGCCTGGGCACCGGGCAGACCGCGACCAACACGATGACCGCGCGCACCGAGGAGACCCTCACTGCTTGCCGGAACACCGTCAGCGGCGGCCCGCTCACCGGTGACTGGGGCCAGGACCCCCGCACCTGCGGCACGTCCGACTACGTCGGCACGGTCACCGGGCCCAACCTGTACACGGTCAAGGGCGTGCGCGGCTCGCTCGCCGGCGCCACCCAGCCGGGGAGCCCGAACGCGGTGTGCGCGCCGAGCCTGGCCGCGACCGGCGGGTCCTACTACCGCTCGCCGTGCGTCGCCAACAGCGAGGTCGACGGCACCGACGACTGGGTGCTGCACAGCGTCAACGCGGGCACGGTGAACATCGACGAGATGACCGTCTTCGACCAGCTCCCGGTCCGTGGCGACCGGCAGCTGGTGTCGGGTGGGCCGCGCGGCTCGGCGTACCGGCCCCAGCTGGTGGCCGACTCGCTGCAGGTCTCGGCTCCCGCGGGCACCACCCGGACCGTCGAGGTCACCACCAGCGCCGGCGTCTGCGTCGGCACCTGGACCGGCCTGGCCACCCAGCCGGTCTGCCAGCAGAACGGCGAGAGCTGGTCGCTCGCCGACGCGAGCACCGACTGGTCGAAGGTGACCGGCATCCGCGTCCACCTCGACTTCCGTACGACGGCCGCGGGCTCGCTGCGCGCCGGCCAGGCGGTCGACGTGACCTTCTCGACGCGCAACGTGCTCGCCTCCGACACCGACCCGAGCGGCGTGGAGCGGGACGTGCCGGCCGCGGACCTGGTCGCGTGGAACCAGCACGGCATCAAGTTCAAGTACAGCGGCATCACCGCCTTCCGCCAGATCGCGCCGAACCGGGTCGGCGTGCACCTGCGGACCGGCTCGGTCGAGATCCGCAAGGACATCACCGGCCCCGCGGCGGACTACGCCCCGGACCGGGTGAAGGTCGACGTCACGTGCGAGGCCGGCGGCGTCGCCCTCGACCTCGGGGCGGGCGCGGAGCTCACCCTGACCCGGGCCGGCGACTGGCGGGCGGTCGTCGACGGGGTGCCGATCAGTGCCGACGGCAGCTCCTGCACCTTCACCGAGCAGGGTCCGGTCGGGGAGTTCGGCGAGACGTCGCGCTCGGGCACCCCGGTGACCATCCCGGTCACCGATGTCGCCGGCGTCGCCACGATCACCAACGACTACCGGTTCACCGGGCTGTCGGTGACCAAGCGGGTCCAGACCCAGGCGACCGGTACCACCTTCGGGCCGTTCACCTTCACCCTGGCCTGCACCTCGATCACCGGCAAGGACGTCACCTTCGACGGCTCCGGCACGACCGAGCTGGAGTTCACGCTGCGCGCCGGCGAGACCTTCACCGCACCGGCGGACACCATCCCGGTGGGCGCCGACTGCCTGGTCACCGAGACCGACAGGTACTTCGCCGACCAGATCGTCGTCACCGGGGCCGACGTGGTCGACCACGGCGACGGCTCCGCGACGGTCACGCCCGGCACCGAGCCGGCCGAGGTGGAGATCACCAACGCCTACGACGCGGGCACGGTGACCCTGGAGAAGAAGGTCGACGGCGACGGCGCCGCGCGCTGGGGCACGGCCAGCTTCGCGTTCCAGGTGCGCTGCACCTACCGCGGCCAGACGCCGTTCGACGAGAAGGTGCAGCTCGCCGCCGGTGGCACCCGCACCATCGGTCCGTTCGCGATCGGCACCTCGTGCGTGGTGAGCGAGACCGGCTCGGGTGGCGCGACGTCGACGGCGCTGGCGCCGGCCGACGGCACCGTGGTGGTGCCGGCGCCGGACCAGCCCGGTGGGCTCAGCCACGCGACGGTGACGGCGACCAACACCTTCCGGCTCACCTCGCTCGAGGTGATCAAGAAGGTCGTCGGCGACACCACCAGCGCGGGCGCGAACGGCCCGTTCCGGGTCGCCCTGGCCTGCACCTGGCTCGTCGACGGACAGCGGGTCGCCCTCGACGTCCCCGGCGGCGCGGAGCGGGTGCTCGCGCGGGGCAACGACTACCGGGCGTCGTACCAGGAGCTGCCGTCCAGCGCGGCCTGCACGCTCACCGAGACCAAGGACGGCGGCGCCTCGCTGACCACGATGACCGCGGACGTGGCGGGTCAGACCACCCGGTCGAAGAAGGCCACGATCACCGTCGACCTGACCCCGACCACGGGTCCGGGACAGGCGTCGGTGCGGGTGGTCAACGACTTCGACGCGGTGTCCGGCAACGAGGTGACCAACGGGACGGGCGGGCTGCCGAACGCGGGCGCGCCGTACCGCCCCTGGCACCTGGCTCTCGGTCTGCTGCTGCTCCTCGCCGGCCTCGGGGCGGTGCTGCGCGGCAGGCGTCTAGTCTGA
- the map gene encoding type I methionyl aminopeptidase: MFFDQHRIELKTPEQVRVMRAAGLVVGRTLARLRDAVRPGVTTAELDALAEQSIREQGAVPSFLGYGEPPFPASICASVNDEVVHGIPGPRVLAEGDAISIDCGAIVFDDSGQGWHGDAAITVAVGAVRDEVAELMRVTEEALWRGLAAARVGGRVGDISHAVASYVRGQGDYGIVDGYTGHGIGTAMHMEPDVPNEGRAGRGPRLRQGTALAVEPMISLGTHDSDVAADEWTVVTTDGSWAAHYEHTFALTEAGVWVLTAEDGGRARLEELGVPFGGE; this comes from the coding sequence GTGTTCTTCGACCAGCACCGGATCGAGCTCAAGACTCCGGAGCAGGTGCGCGTGATGCGTGCGGCCGGCCTGGTGGTCGGCCGCACCCTCGCCCGGCTGCGCGACGCGGTCCGGCCGGGGGTCACCACCGCCGAGCTCGACGCGCTCGCGGAGCAGAGCATCCGGGAGCAGGGCGCGGTCCCGTCCTTCCTCGGGTATGGCGAGCCGCCGTTCCCCGCCAGCATCTGCGCCTCGGTCAACGACGAGGTCGTGCACGGCATCCCCGGTCCCCGGGTGCTCGCCGAGGGCGACGCGATCTCCATCGACTGTGGCGCGATCGTCTTCGACGACTCCGGCCAGGGCTGGCACGGCGACGCCGCGATCACGGTGGCCGTGGGCGCCGTGCGCGACGAGGTGGCCGAGCTGATGCGGGTCACCGAGGAGGCGCTGTGGCGCGGCCTGGCCGCTGCCCGCGTCGGGGGCCGGGTCGGGGACATCTCGCACGCCGTGGCGTCGTACGTGCGCGGCCAGGGGGACTACGGCATCGTCGACGGCTACACCGGTCACGGCATCGGCACCGCGATGCACATGGAGCCCGACGTCCCCAACGAGGGGCGCGCGGGCCGGGGCCCGCGGCTGCGCCAGGGCACCGCGCTCGCCGTCGAGCCGATGATCAGTCTCGGCACCCACGACAGCGATGTCGCCGCGGACGAGTGGACCGTGGTGACCACCGACGGCAGCTGGGCGGCGCACTACGAGCACACCTTCGCGCTCACCGAGGCCGGGGTGTGGGTGCTCACCGCCGAGGACGGCGGCCGGGCGCGGCTGGAGGAGCTAGGCGTCCCCTTCGGGGGCGAGTGA
- a CDS encoding adenylate kinase produces MRLLIMGPPGAGKGTQAKAVADHFGVPAISTGDIFRANVGQGTPLGVEAKRYMDAGEYVPDEVTNNMVRDRIAEPDADKGFLLDGYPRTLAQVTELDSMVDATGHRLDAVLVLTVDQEALLGRLLKRAEIEGRADDTEDVIRRRLEVYSAETEPLISVYAERGLVVSVDGMGEIDEVQQRIFDALDDIPQS; encoded by the coding sequence TTGAGGCTTCTGATCATGGGCCCGCCCGGTGCCGGCAAGGGCACCCAGGCGAAGGCGGTCGCCGACCACTTCGGCGTCCCGGCCATCTCCACGGGCGACATCTTCCGCGCGAACGTCGGCCAGGGCACCCCGCTCGGCGTCGAGGCGAAGCGCTACATGGACGCCGGGGAGTACGTTCCCGACGAGGTCACCAACAACATGGTTCGCGACCGGATCGCCGAGCCGGACGCCGACAAGGGCTTCCTGCTCGACGGCTACCCGCGCACCCTGGCCCAGGTCACCGAGCTCGACAGCATGGTCGACGCGACCGGACACCGCCTCGATGCGGTGCTGGTGCTCACCGTCGACCAGGAGGCGCTCCTCGGCCGGCTGCTCAAGCGGGCCGAGATCGAGGGCCGCGCCGACGACACCGAGGATGTCATCCGGCGCCGGCTCGAGGTCTACTCCGCCGAGACCGAGCCGCTGATCTCGGTCTACGCCGAGCGCGGCCTGGTCGTCTCGGTCGACGGCATGGGTGAGATCGACGAGGTTCAGCAGCGGATCTTCGACGCGCTCGACGACATCCCCCAGAGCTGA
- the secY gene encoding preprotein translocase subunit SecY, with amino-acid sequence MLTAFVNAFRTPDLRRKLLFVLLIIVIFRAGSQIPAPGVHVSNVEKCIKVVEEGSNASLYSLVNLFSGGALLQLTIFALGIMPYITASIILQLLVVVIPRLEALKKEGQAGQTKITQYTRYLTLGLAVLQATGIVALARTGNLLQGCDSTQYPLLHSNDTKTFLVMVVTMTAGTAVIMWLGELITERGVGNGMSILIFTQVVATFPIALWQVKISQGWWTFGIVVVIGLVLVAAVIFIEQAQRRIPVQYARRMVGRKMFGGSSTYIPLKVNQAGIIPVIFASSLLYLPAMAVQFNQENPNKVIRWVNEYLVDQGHPIHMAAYFLLIIFFTYFYVSITFNPQEVADNMKKYGGFIPGIRAGKPTQDYLSYVLSRITLPGALYLGLISLVPLIAFVLINANQNFPFGGTSILIMVGVALDTVKQIESQLQQRNYEGFLR; translated from the coding sequence GTGCTCACCGCGTTCGTGAACGCCTTCCGGACCCCGGACCTGCGGCGCAAGCTGCTGTTCGTCCTGTTGATCATCGTCATCTTCAGGGCCGGGTCCCAGATCCCTGCTCCTGGCGTGCACGTCTCCAACGTGGAGAAGTGCATCAAGGTGGTCGAGGAAGGCAGCAACGCCAGTCTCTACAGTCTGGTCAACCTGTTCTCCGGTGGAGCTCTCCTCCAGCTGACGATCTTCGCGCTCGGCATCATGCCGTACATCACCGCGAGCATCATCCTGCAGCTGCTCGTCGTGGTGATCCCGCGGCTCGAGGCCCTCAAGAAGGAGGGCCAGGCCGGCCAGACCAAGATCACGCAGTACACCCGCTATCTCACCCTGGGCCTCGCGGTCCTGCAGGCCACCGGCATCGTCGCGCTGGCGCGCACGGGCAACCTGCTCCAGGGCTGTGACAGCACGCAGTATCCGCTGCTGCACAGCAATGACACCAAGACCTTCCTGGTCATGGTCGTGACCATGACCGCCGGCACCGCCGTCATCATGTGGCTCGGCGAGCTGATCACCGAGCGCGGAGTCGGCAACGGCATGTCGATCCTGATCTTCACCCAGGTGGTCGCGACCTTCCCGATCGCGCTGTGGCAGGTCAAGATCAGCCAGGGCTGGTGGACCTTCGGCATCGTGGTCGTGATCGGTCTGGTGCTGGTCGCCGCGGTCATCTTCATCGAGCAGGCGCAGCGCCGGATCCCGGTGCAGTACGCCCGCCGGATGGTGGGCCGCAAGATGTTCGGCGGCAGCTCGACCTACATCCCGCTCAAGGTCAACCAGGCCGGCATCATCCCGGTCATCTTCGCCTCGTCGCTGCTCTACCTGCCGGCGATGGCGGTCCAGTTCAACCAGGAGAACCCCAACAAGGTCATCCGCTGGGTCAACGAGTACCTCGTCGACCAGGGTCACCCGATCCACATGGCGGCGTACTTCCTGCTGATCATCTTCTTCACCTACTTCTACGTCTCGATCACCTTCAACCCGCAAGAGGTGGCCGACAACATGAAGAAGTACGGCGGCTTCATCCCCGGGATCCGGGCGGGCAAGCCGACCCAGGACTACCTGTCCTACGTCCTGTCCCGCATCACGCTGCCGGGCGCTCTCTACCTGGGTCTGATCTCGCTCGTACCGCTGATCGCGTTCGTGCTGATCAACGCCAACCAGAACTTCCCGTTCGGTGGCACGTCCATCCTGATCATGGTCGGCGTCGCGCTCGACACCGTGAAGCAGATCGAGAGCCAGCTCCAGCAGCGCAACTACGAAGGATTCCTGCGTTGA
- the rplO gene encoding 50S ribosomal protein L15: protein MTLKLHHLRPAPGAKTAKTRVGRGEGSKGKTAGRGTKGTKARYQVPVAFEGGQMPLHMRLPKLKGFKNPFKVTFQVVNLDRISALFPEGGDVTPETLVAKGAVRKGELVKVLGQGDLTVKVSVSANAFSASAKEKIEGAGGTVTVL, encoded by the coding sequence ATGACGCTCAAGCTGCACCACCTGCGCCCCGCGCCGGGTGCGAAGACCGCCAAGACCCGCGTGGGTCGTGGTGAGGGCTCCAAGGGCAAGACCGCCGGTCGTGGTACGAAGGGCACCAAGGCCCGCTACCAGGTCCCGGTCGCGTTCGAGGGTGGCCAGATGCCGCTGCACATGCGGCTCCCGAAGCTCAAGGGCTTCAAGAACCCCTTCAAGGTGACCTTCCAGGTCGTCAACCTCGACCGGATCAGCGCGCTGTTCCCCGAGGGCGGCGACGTCACCCCGGAGACGCTGGTCGCCAAGGGCGCCGTCCGCAAGGGCGAGCTCGTCAAGGTGCTCGGCCAGGGTGACCTGACGGTCAAGGTGTCGGTGAGCGCGAACGCGTTCTCGGCATCGGCCAAGGAGAAGATCGAGGGCGCCGGCGGGACCGTCACGGTCCTGTGA
- the rpmD gene encoding 50S ribosomal protein L30, whose translation MAQLKVQQTKSKIGTKANQRETLRSLGLKRIGDVVIKEDRPEIRGMVHTVRHLVTVEVVGGE comes from the coding sequence ATGGCACAGCTGAAGGTCCAGCAGACCAAGTCGAAGATCGGCACCAAGGCCAACCAGCGTGAGACGCTGCGCAGCCTCGGTCTCAAGCGGATCGGCGACGTCGTGATCAAGGAGGACCGTCCCGAGATCCGGGGCATGGTCCACACCGTCCGTCACCTGGTGACGGTCGAGGTCGTCGGAGGCGAGTGA
- the rpsE gene encoding 30S ribosomal protein S5, with amino-acid sequence MSGPQRGQRSGGDRGGRGGRDGGRGGAEKSQYVERVVAINRVAKVVKGGRRFSFTALVIVGDGDGLVGVGYGKAKEVPAAIAKGVEEAKKNFFRVPRVQGTIPHPVQGEKAAGVVFLRPAAPGTGVIAGGPVRAVLECAGIHDVLSKSLGSSNQINIVHATVAALQMLEQPEAVAARRGLPVEHVAPAALLKAKAEGEAAAAAAKASAPEAVSV; translated from the coding sequence ATGAGCGGACCCCAGCGCGGACAGCGTTCGGGCGGCGACCGTGGCGGCCGTGGTGGCCGTGACGGCGGCCGCGGTGGCGCCGAGAAGAGCCAGTACGTCGAGCGCGTCGTCGCGATCAACCGCGTCGCCAAGGTCGTGAAGGGTGGTCGTCGCTTCAGCTTCACCGCCCTCGTGATCGTGGGCGACGGCGACGGTCTGGTCGGCGTCGGCTACGGCAAGGCCAAGGAAGTTCCCGCGGCGATCGCCAAGGGCGTCGAGGAGGCGAAGAAGAACTTCTTCCGCGTCCCCCGCGTCCAGGGCACGATCCCGCACCCGGTCCAGGGCGAGAAGGCCGCCGGCGTGGTGTTCCTGCGCCCGGCCGCTCCCGGTACCGGTGTCATCGCCGGTGGTCCGGTGCGCGCCGTCCTGGAGTGCGCCGGCATCCACGACGTGCTCAGCAAGTCGCTGGGCTCGTCCAACCAGATCAACATCGTGCACGCGACCGTCGCGGCGCTCCAGATGCTGGAGCAGCCCGAGGCGGTGGCCGCGCGCCGTGGTCTGCCGGTCGAGCACGTCGCCCCGGCGGCGCTGCTGAAGGCCAAGGCCGAGGGCGAGGCCGCCGCGGCCGCCGCCAAGGCCTCGGCCCCCGAGGCGGTGTCCGTCTGA